The proteins below are encoded in one region of Methanosarcina barkeri 3:
- the nifS gene encoding cysteine desulfurase NifS yields MDNSATTPVRKEVVEEMLPYMTENFGNPSSIYEIGKISKHAIDKARKKVANALGAEENEIYFTSGGTESDNWAIKGIAFANRSKGKHIITSSIEHHAVLHTCAWLEGQGFEVTYLPVDKYGMVSPEEVKKAIRDDTILISIMLANNEIGTIQPVEEIGKIAKENRIYFHTDAVQAIGHIPIDVNKMNIDLLSLSGHKFEGPKGCGALYIRKGTKIDTLLHGGAQERKRRAGTENVPAIVGLGKAIELATAEIEESNKILLELKERLIEGFLKIPKAHLNGHPIERLANNVNVTFEYIEGESLLLLLNAKGIFASTGSACNSSSLEPSHVLTACGVPHEIVHGSLRLSLGRMNSEKDVDRVLEAVPEIVQKLRNMSPLTPKDYRTI; encoded by the coding sequence ATGGACAACTCAGCTACAACTCCTGTAAGAAAAGAAGTTGTCGAAGAGATGCTTCCTTACATGACTGAGAATTTCGGAAACCCTTCTTCGATTTATGAGATCGGAAAAATCTCAAAACACGCAATAGACAAAGCGAGAAAAAAGGTTGCCAATGCTCTCGGGGCTGAAGAAAACGAGATTTATTTCACATCAGGAGGCACTGAATCCGATAACTGGGCAATCAAGGGAATAGCCTTTGCAAACCGGAGTAAAGGAAAACACATAATCACCTCTTCTATCGAGCACCATGCAGTCCTGCACACCTGTGCCTGGCTGGAAGGGCAGGGCTTTGAGGTAACATACCTGCCTGTAGACAAATACGGAATGGTATCCCCTGAGGAAGTGAAGAAGGCGATTCGAGACGATACCATCCTTATTTCCATAATGCTTGCAAACAACGAAATAGGGACAATCCAGCCTGTAGAGGAAATAGGAAAAATCGCTAAAGAGAACCGAATCTATTTCCATACGGATGCCGTGCAGGCAATAGGCCATATTCCTATCGATGTCAATAAAATGAATATTGACCTTCTGTCACTTTCAGGTCATAAATTCGAAGGCCCAAAAGGCTGCGGAGCCCTCTACATTCGAAAAGGGACAAAAATCGATACTCTTCTTCACGGCGGGGCTCAGGAAAGAAAGCGAAGAGCCGGAACTGAAAATGTCCCTGCTATTGTAGGCCTTGGAAAAGCCATAGAGCTTGCAACAGCCGAAATTGAAGAATCAAATAAAATTCTGCTTGAGTTGAAAGAGCGCCTTATTGAAGGTTTTTTGAAAATCCCGAAAGCTCACCTCAACGGGCATCCCATAGAGAGGCTTGCAAATAACGTAAATGTTACGTTCGAATACATAGAGGGTGAATCACTTTTGCTGTTATTGAACGCAAAAGGAATTTTTGCGTCTACTGGGAGTGCATGTAACTCTTCTTCTCTCGAACCTTCACATGTGCTTACGGCTTGCGGAGTCCCGCACGAAATCGTTCACGGGTCACTGAGGCTTAGCCTCGGAAGGATGAATTCAGAAAAGGATGTGGACAG